The DNA region ATGCCCTTAATCGAAATGTTggtataaaaaaaacaaaacatgTCGATCCTTCAAGATTCGGTTACTTTTAGTGGCAAAATGTTTACCTAAGGTAGGTAACCACAAATAAATCTATTTTATGAGGATAAAACTTACTGAGGAAATAACTGTACTTATGTAACGTAGTCATTAGTTCTAAAGTTCACGGCCATAGCGCCCTAAGAAATTATCACGAATAGAGTGAAAGAAGCAAACAAGGTCAGTTTCGTATATAATATGTTGAGAATTTTTAATATAGATATAAGTTAATGTAATATATAATTACTATTATTCAGATAGCTTTAACGTTGAACGGCGTTACTGGACATGTGGGCTGAGGAACGGCTATTGgcgttttctttcaaagcaATTAATTGTCTTGCCCTGAACCCTTCATAATGTATGTAAGAAGTTGTTTCAATCAAATCTTGTAGATGAGTACGGATCAAGAACTCTCTCAAATACACAAAATCACATTGATTGATGTCTTCGACATTAATTGCACTCCAACgggtttttcttcctctaaAAGTTTCACCATTTATTTCAATTTCGTTTTCAGAaccaacaacagcaaatgGGATTATAGATCTGACACTTCTGTTTAGTTCCAATTCTTCGTCAGTAAGTTCCTCTGAATCATAAGGATAAATTCTAAAATTATATTTCTCAAACTCATTTTGAATGAGTTCTCTAAACTCTGCCCTTTCATCTAAAGTTAATGTATCTGATTTACCAATAACAGGTATAACATTTGCTATTTCTGTCAgtcttttcaaagcttcGACATCAAGGCGACTTAATTCCTTTCCGTTAGGttgtaaaaaataaagaatagCATGGACTCGTGTATCAACGATAAATCTCTCACGTTGGGCTGTTAATTCTTTACGTAAATACTGAGAATGTTGTTCTTTGATGTACTTCACAATAGGTTCCCAAGCTTTAGAGTTGTCAATAAAGTCACCAAATCCAGGCGTATCTATAACGTTAATGTTTAAATGAACACGATCCTCTACAAGAGTATGAGtggaaattttcatttcagTGGTCTTTGAGACAGGTAGAGCGGAGATATCAACACCAGTGGCGGAATCAATCAAATGTGAAGCAAATAACGTATTGATCAAAGTACTTTTACCTAAACCGGATTGTCCAACCACCATTATATTGAATTGGAAACCTTTCTTCAACAGACGATGTTCGATCTGATTAGTGATGGTATCAAAACCAACATAGGAAGCAGGCTGTACTGAGCTCAAAGTATCCATTTTAATAATTCGTAAGGTGCTCGCTGTATATGTGCTAGAAAACTATT from Saccharomyces eubayanus strain FM1318 chromosome III, whole genome shotgun sequence includes:
- the CDC10 gene encoding septin CDC10, coding for MDTLSSVQPASYVGFDTITNQIEHRLLKKGFQFNIMVVGQSGLGKSTLINTLFASHLIDSATGVDISALPVSKTTEMKISTHTLVEDRVHLNINVIDTPGFGDFIDNSKAWEPIVKYIKEQHSQYLRKELTAQRERFIVDTRVHAILYFLQPNGKELSRLDVEALKRLTEIANVIPVIGKSDTLTLDERAEFRELIQNEFEKYNFRIYPYDSEELTDEELELNRSVRSIIPFAVVGSENEIEINGETFRGRKTRWSAINVEDINQCDFVYLREFLIRTHLQDLIETTSYIHYEGFRARQLIALKENANSRSSAHMSSNAVQR